In Paenibacillus sp. FSL M7-0420, a single genomic region encodes these proteins:
- the cobI gene encoding precorrin-2 C(20)-methyltransferase, giving the protein MKTNVTSPREQAADGQEISSGEAAGTLWTEAAMQAASALFDPLDAEEPELEERLTPRAIGTLYGVGVGPGDPELITLKACRLLRECPVIAYPATKKGGKSYAYEIIELHVDPQDKIMLGLVFPMTKDPELLASGWTRTVELCWGELRQGRDVAFVTEGDPNLYSTFIHLARLMQELHPGVPVISVPGISSVLGAAAALEQPLADGNQRVGIIPATDDREALREALLHHDTVVFLKVAKVLDVVLDVVEELGLSGRASVVTKVTSPYETVWRDARDLRGKEVEYLSLMVVSK; this is encoded by the coding sequence ATGAAGACCAATGTAACTTCGCCGCGTGAGCAGGCTGCGGACGGACAGGAAATATCGTCAGGAGAAGCGGCCGGAACGCTGTGGACAGAAGCAGCGATGCAGGCGGCCAGTGCGTTATTTGACCCGCTGGATGCAGAAGAGCCGGAGCTGGAGGAACGGCTGACTCCCCGGGCGATCGGAACGTTATACGGCGTAGGCGTTGGCCCCGGCGACCCGGAGCTGATTACGCTTAAGGCTTGCCGTCTGCTGCGGGAATGTCCGGTGATTGCCTACCCGGCTACCAAGAAGGGCGGCAAATCCTATGCCTATGAAATCATCGAGCTGCACGTAGACCCGCAGGACAAAATCATGCTCGGACTGGTCTTTCCCATGACGAAGGACCCGGAGCTGCTGGCCAGCGGCTGGACCCGTACGGTAGAGCTGTGCTGGGGAGAGCTGAGACAGGGCCGGGATGTGGCTTTTGTGACGGAAGGCGATCCTAATCTCTACAGCACCTTCATTCATCTGGCCCGGCTGATGCAGGAGCTGCATCCCGGTGTGCCGGTCATCTCGGTTCCGGGAATATCCTCGGTGCTGGGCGCGGCGGCTGCGCTGGAGCAGCCCCTGGCGGACGGCAATCAGCGGGTGGGGATCATCCCGGCTACGGACGACAGGGAGGCGCTTAGAGAAGCGCTGCTGCATCATGATACGGTGGTGTTCCTTAAGGTGGCCAAGGTGCTGGATGTGGTGCTGGATGTGGTGGAGGAGCTGGGCTTGTCCGGCCGCGCCTCGGTGGTGACCAAGGTCACCTCCCCCTATGAGACTGTCTGGCGCGATGCACGGGACCTGCGGGGCAAGGAAGTGGAGTACCTGAGTCTGATGGTGGTGAGCAAATGA
- the cbiE gene encoding precorrin-6y C5,15-methyltransferase (decarboxylating) subunit CbiE — protein MDNLIYVIGIGEDGAGGLTPDSLSIVNNSEVLLGGERQLNFFSRYRGEKIVLQGGLKPFTDKLEKVWRERRTVVLASGDPFFFGIAGYLVRRFGPEHVEVIPHYSSVQLAFARLGDSWQDAELISLHGRPIQGLAQRIDGKHKIALLTDENNTPAVIAAYLQEFGMMEYEAFICERLGGAEEVCRFWTLEEMVTREFAALNVVILRRKQEVTAPVRRGFAYPDEEFRQRKPEKGLITKREVRALVLSELNLSEDAVVWDIGSGSGAVAAECARIARLGKVYALEKSAENLPNMAANRLKFRADFQIIQEKAPQGLAALPDPDAVFIGGSGGELANIIAHSAARLRPEGRIVVGAITVETLHGSMEALKAAGLACEVTMLQASRGKPILGMTRFDGMNPVYVVSGRRLH, from the coding sequence ATGGATAACCTGATTTATGTGATCGGGATCGGTGAGGATGGCGCCGGCGGCCTGACACCGGATAGCTTAAGCATAGTGAACAACAGCGAGGTGCTGCTGGGCGGCGAGCGGCAATTGAATTTTTTCAGCAGGTACAGAGGGGAGAAAATCGTCCTGCAAGGCGGCCTGAAGCCTTTTACAGATAAGCTGGAGAAGGTGTGGCGTGAGCGGCGGACGGTGGTGCTGGCCTCGGGGGACCCGTTCTTTTTTGGGATTGCCGGGTATCTCGTCCGTAGGTTCGGGCCGGAGCATGTGGAGGTGATCCCCCATTATAGCAGTGTGCAGCTTGCGTTTGCACGGCTTGGGGACAGCTGGCAGGATGCGGAGCTGATCAGTCTGCACGGGCGCCCCATCCAGGGACTGGCCCAGCGTATCGACGGCAAGCATAAAATCGCCCTGCTGACAGACGAGAACAACACCCCTGCGGTCATCGCCGCTTATCTGCAGGAGTTTGGGATGATGGAATATGAGGCGTTTATCTGTGAACGGCTTGGCGGGGCGGAGGAAGTCTGCCGGTTCTGGACGCTGGAGGAGATGGTGACCAGGGAGTTCGCAGCGCTTAATGTCGTGATCCTGCGCCGTAAGCAGGAGGTCACTGCTCCTGTGCGGCGCGGCTTCGCCTATCCGGATGAGGAGTTCCGGCAGCGCAAGCCGGAGAAAGGCCTGATTACGAAGCGCGAGGTCCGCGCTCTGGTGCTGTCGGAGCTGAACCTGTCCGAGGATGCAGTCGTGTGGGACATCGGCTCCGGTTCGGGTGCGGTGGCTGCGGAATGCGCGCGGATCGCCAGACTCGGGAAGGTCTACGCGCTGGAGAAAAGTGCCGAGAACCTGCCGAACATGGCTGCGAACCGTCTGAAGTTCCGGGCGGATTTCCAGATCATTCAGGAGAAGGCGCCGCAGGGCCTGGCCGCTCTGCCTGACCCGGATGCCGTCTTCATCGGCGGCAGCGGGGGGGAGCTGGCGAACATTATTGCGCACAGCGCCGCCAGACTGCGCCCGGAGGGCCGGATTGTGGTTGGGGCGATCACGGTGGAGACGCTGCATGGCAGCATGGAGGCGCTTAAGGCCGCAGGACTGGCCTGCGAGGTGACGATGCTACAGGCGTCACGCGGCAAGCCGATTCTCGGCATGACCCGGTTCGACGGAATGAATCCCGTCTACGTGGTCAGCGGCCGGAGGCTTCATTAA
- a CDS encoding cobyrinate a,c-diamide synthase, translating into MVIAGTGSGSGKTTVTLGLMRAFARRGLKVQGFKCGPDYIDPAYHTAVTGRPSRNLDSWMTSSAYLQEYFLQASAEADLSVIEGVMGLYDGKEDTALTGSTAEIAILTASPVLLVVDVRSMGRSAAAIVLGFRQLEPQVRIAAVLVNRCGSEGHYRLVKAAIEAACGIPVVGWLPRDSGLDIPERHLGLLPAVERGELAPLFDRAADLLEQGTDLEQLLELAAAAPAVRAQLVAAEPEAVTACEQTPDQQVHPVPYKAELCKSAAPMIHKTQAGPAEPAPVIAVARDAAFNFYYADNLELLACEGARLVYFSPLSGEGIPPEADGIYIGGGFPEEFAAVIAANQLFLGGLRTAAAAGMPLYAECGGYMVLARSLTDRTGTVHEMAGIIPAHTVMQERRAALGYREVTALHDCLLLKQGERLRGHEFHYSVMSYPEGAARTYAYESMGRGGCQPEGYIRGSIMAAYAHIHLASHLPAAARLVAACRAYRGRKQAVQQHVPGSRNQQVE; encoded by the coding sequence CTGGTCATCGCAGGCACGGGCAGCGGCTCGGGCAAAACAACGGTCACGCTGGGGCTGATGCGTGCTTTTGCCCGGCGGGGCCTCAAGGTCCAGGGCTTCAAATGCGGCCCTGACTACATCGATCCCGCCTATCACACTGCGGTTACAGGCCGTCCCTCACGAAATCTGGACTCCTGGATGACTTCAAGCGCTTATCTGCAGGAGTATTTTCTGCAGGCTTCGGCAGAGGCCGACTTGTCCGTCATTGAGGGCGTCATGGGTCTGTATGACGGCAAGGAGGATACGGCGCTGACCGGATCAACGGCGGAAATCGCCATACTGACCGCCAGCCCTGTACTCCTGGTGGTCGATGTCCGCAGCATGGGGCGCAGTGCGGCGGCGATAGTGCTGGGCTTCCGGCAGCTGGAGCCGCAGGTGCGGATTGCCGCCGTTCTGGTGAACCGCTGCGGAAGCGAGGGTCACTACCGGTTAGTTAAGGCGGCCATTGAAGCAGCCTGCGGGATTCCCGTGGTCGGCTGGCTCCCCCGCGACAGCGGGCTGGACATCCCGGAGCGGCATCTGGGCCTGCTGCCCGCTGTAGAGCGCGGGGAGCTTGCGCCCTTGTTTGACCGTGCTGCCGACCTGCTGGAGCAAGGCACGGATCTGGAACAGCTGCTGGAGCTTGCCGCGGCCGCTCCTGCTGTGAGGGCACAGCTTGTGGCGGCGGAGCCAGAAGCTGTGACTGCCTGCGAGCAGACGCCGGACCAGCAAGTTCACCCAGTTCCATATAAGGCTGAACTTTGTAAATCCGCTGCGCCGATGATACATAAGACACAGGCAGGCCCGGCGGAGCCTGCCCCGGTCATTGCCGTAGCCCGGGACGCGGCGTTCAATTTCTACTACGCCGATAATCTGGAGCTGCTTGCATGTGAAGGTGCGAGGCTGGTGTACTTCAGTCCGCTCAGCGGTGAAGGCATTCCGCCGGAAGCTGACGGCATCTATATCGGCGGCGGATTCCCTGAAGAATTCGCGGCGGTGATTGCCGCGAACCAGCTGTTCCTCGGCGGCCTGAGGACTGCCGCAGCCGCCGGAATGCCGCTGTATGCGGAGTGCGGCGGCTACATGGTGCTGGCCCGCAGTCTGACCGACCGCACCGGCACGGTGCATGAGATGGCCGGAATCATTCCGGCGCATACCGTGATGCAGGAACGCCGGGCGGCACTCGGGTATCGTGAAGTTACGGCACTTCACGACTGTCTGCTGCTGAAGCAGGGCGAGCGTCTGCGCGGCCATGAATTTCATTACTCCGTCATGAGCTATCCTGAGGGGGCAGCCCGGACCTATGCCTACGAGAGTATGGGCAGAGGGGGCTGCCAGCCTGAAGGCTACATCAGAGGCAGCATTATGGCTGCTTATGCGCATATCCATCTGGCCTCCCATCTCCCGGCAGCAGCCCGGCTTGTAGCAGCCTGCCGGGCCTATCGTGGCCGCAAACAGGCTGTGCAGCAGCATGTTCCCGGCTCCCGCAACCAACAAGTGGAATAA
- a CDS encoding cobalt-precorrin 5A hydrolase, which translates to MSKRYAAVAITRSGIELAVKLGGRLGGTEVFVYAKYSGGLEARSGEITVFDGPVRGLLPRLFGSYEAVILFFSLGAAVRLTAPLLGDKRTDPAVIVIDERGEHVISMLSGHLGGANKLTLEIAELLGSHPVITTASDVQGTFAVDLLGREYGWHADSFTPMKGVSAALVNGEPVAWVQESGERDWLPPGAEVPEHVSMFASRAELRHSGRRFSAAIVVSDRLAEEPEEDAPAGTTLAEHTVVYRPRSLVLGLGCNRGTSAEELEAVVLNTLNELHLSLHSVRNVATAGIKGDEAGLLALCAKYSWELVLYTPEQLNTVELDHPSEVVFRATGAYGVCEPAALLSSGAHSLLQPKLKSGNVTIAVARIVYPGEKEGKSSE; encoded by the coding sequence GTGAGTAAGCGGTATGCGGCTGTTGCCATTACGCGCAGCGGGATAGAGCTGGCTGTGAAGCTTGGCGGGCGGCTTGGCGGGACTGAGGTCTTTGTCTATGCCAAGTATAGCGGCGGGCTGGAGGCGCGGAGCGGGGAGATCACTGTTTTTGACGGACCGGTCAGAGGGTTGCTGCCCAGGCTCTTCGGGAGCTATGAGGCGGTCATTCTATTCTTCTCGCTGGGGGCGGCAGTCCGGCTGACGGCTCCGCTGCTGGGGGATAAAAGAACCGATCCTGCTGTCATCGTCATCGATGAGCGCGGGGAGCATGTCATCAGCATGCTCTCCGGCCATCTCGGCGGAGCGAATAAGCTGACACTGGAGATTGCGGAGCTGCTGGGCAGCCATCCGGTGATCACCACGGCTTCGGATGTGCAGGGCACCTTCGCTGTTGACCTGCTGGGCCGGGAGTACGGCTGGCACGCGGACAGCTTCACCCCCATGAAGGGGGTTAGTGCTGCGCTCGTTAACGGGGAGCCGGTGGCCTGGGTGCAGGAGAGCGGGGAACGTGACTGGCTGCCGCCGGGTGCTGAGGTGCCGGAGCATGTCTCTATGTTCGCAAGCAGAGCTGAGCTTCGGCATAGTGGACGCCGCTTCAGCGCAGCGATTGTGGTAAGCGACCGGCTGGCGGAGGAACCGGAGGAGGACGCACCGGCAGGTACTACTCTGGCCGAGCACACTGTAGTGTATCGCCCGCGCAGTCTGGTGCTTGGACTCGGCTGTAACCGCGGGACGTCTGCGGAAGAGCTGGAAGCCGTGGTCCTGAACACGCTGAATGAGCTTCATCTGTCGCTCCATAGTGTGCGGAATGTGGCGACGGCCGGAATCAAGGGGGATGAAGCGGGGCTCTTGGCCTTGTGCGCCAAATACAGCTGGGAGCTGGTTCTGTACACCCCGGAGCAGCTCAATACAGTAGAACTGGACCATCCGTCTGAGGTGGTATTCAGGGCAACGGGGGCTTACGGTGTCTGTGAACCTGCTGCGCTGCTGTCTTCAGGTGCGCATTCGCTTCTGCAGCCTAAGCTCAAGAGCGGTAATGTCACCATTGCTGTAGCCCGGATTGTCTATCCCGGAGAGAAGGAGGGGAAGAGCAGTGAATGA
- a CDS encoding precorrin-8X methylmutase produces MDFGTEFKPVTVQPQEIEGLSFQMITEELGEHSFSALEYPIVQRIIHASADFELGRSLVFHPGAIEAGIHAILQGKPIIADVRMVEAGIAKERIQRYGGEVRVHISDPDVVDEAKALGTTRAIIATRKACAQAPGGIYVIGNAPTALLELIRLVKEGTAQPGLVIGMPVGFVSAAESKDELRKLDIPYITNIGRKGGSTIVVAAVNALSLLAVRRAAGEPG; encoded by the coding sequence GTGGATTTCGGGACAGAGTTCAAGCCGGTGACTGTACAGCCGCAGGAGATAGAGGGTCTAAGCTTTCAGATGATTACGGAGGAGCTGGGTGAACATTCGTTTAGTGCACTCGAGTACCCGATTGTACAGCGGATTATTCATGCTTCGGCTGATTTTGAGCTGGGACGCAGCCTGGTGTTCCATCCCGGGGCGATTGAGGCGGGGATTCACGCGATTCTGCAGGGCAAGCCGATTATAGCGGATGTGCGGATGGTAGAGGCGGGCATTGCCAAGGAGCGGATTCAGCGGTACGGCGGCGAGGTCCGGGTACATATTTCAGATCCTGATGTGGTGGATGAGGCGAAGGCGCTGGGAACCACAAGGGCGATTATCGCAACGCGCAAGGCTTGCGCCCAGGCACCGGGGGGCATCTATGTCATCGGCAACGCGCCGACTGCCCTGCTGGAGCTGATCCGTCTGGTAAAAGAGGGCACAGCGCAGCCGGGCCTTGTCATCGGCATGCCGGTAGGCTTCGTCTCGGCGGCGGAATCCAAGGATGAGCTGCGCAAGCTGGATATTCCCTACATCACCAATATCGGCCGCAAAGGCGGCAGTACAATCGTGGTCGCCGCAGTCAACGCGCTAAGTCTGCTGGCAGTCCGCCGGGCTGCGGGCGAGCCGGGGTAG
- a CDS encoding ROK family protein, whose translation MKLLGAIEAGGTKFVCGIGNEDGTIIDRVSFPTATPQETMGQVMDYFSGKSVEAIGIGSFGPIDPVIGSPTYGYITTTPKPHWGGYNLVGAVEEQFQVPIGFDTDVNGAALGEYTWGAAQGLDSCLYITVGTGIGAGAVVGGKLVHGLSHPEMGHILVRRHPEDHYEGFCPYHGDCLEGLAAGPAIGKRWGKPAGELPADHPAWAMEAHYLAHALMNYVLILSPQKIVMGGGVMKQSQLFPLIHAKLQELLGGYVQHPALNEQIGSYIVPPQLGDNAGLSGALGLAKLALDRK comes from the coding sequence GTGAAATTGTTGGGAGCGATTGAAGCAGGGGGAACGAAGTTTGTATGCGGTATCGGGAATGAGGACGGGACGATTATCGACCGGGTGAGCTTTCCGACAGCCACTCCTCAGGAGACTATGGGCCAGGTAATGGATTATTTCAGCGGAAAATCAGTGGAGGCTATCGGGATCGGTTCCTTCGGACCGATTGATCCTGTTATCGGCAGCCCCACCTATGGATATATTACAACCACACCTAAGCCGCATTGGGGCGGGTATAATCTGGTGGGAGCCGTGGAGGAGCAATTCCAGGTTCCGATCGGCTTTGATACCGATGTGAACGGTGCAGCGCTGGGCGAGTACACCTGGGGAGCAGCGCAAGGGCTGGACAGTTGCCTCTATATCACGGTGGGCACCGGGATTGGTGCTGGTGCTGTGGTAGGCGGGAAGCTCGTTCACGGGCTGTCCCATCCGGAGATGGGCCATATTCTGGTCCGTCGTCATCCCGAGGACCACTACGAAGGCTTCTGCCCTTATCACGGCGATTGTCTGGAGGGTCTGGCGGCAGGTCCGGCTATCGGCAAGCGCTGGGGTAAGCCGGCGGGCGAGCTGCCTGCGGATCATCCGGCCTGGGCGATGGAGGCCCACTATCTGGCCCATGCTCTTATGAATTATGTGCTGATCCTCTCGCCGCAGAAGATCGTAATGGGCGGCGGTGTGATGAAGCAGAGCCAGCTCTTCCCGCTGATCCATGCCAAGCTGCAGGAGCTGCTCGGCGGATATGTGCAGCATCCGGCGCTTAATGAACAGATTGGCAGCTATATTGTGCCTCCGCAGCTTGGAGATAACGCCGGTCTGTCGGGCGCATTGGGTCTGGCCAAGCTGGCTTTGGACCGCAAGTAG
- a CDS encoding transposase, which yields MSPEDKYSQIFEHLHLAPVLFALGKKNHRGRPEKLNVPAMIYSLLIAKMENIEFVSALVRRLNHSNEFRVQCRFTGSDNIPSQASYSRLIHALEQTGMLEQLQDRLVTSALEEGFVSGTHLAVDSSMVEAWDCQFSESASKRRAARRGQKKGEASVAEQIQLEHPEPEPKVANEPLKKPRYSKPGRPSLAEKERRREEMEAYEQSLGPFQKTIEAMLPYPYDELLTALPRHAARCDKKNTKGRMTSYYGFKANLLVDTDSQYILSGLFSSANPNDQRMAVVLLKGLLLKFPMLKVKHILGDKGYDCAAIYQLIHSLGAYPAISLIHHKDSPAGMNLDYTPVCAQGHAYRYDSFDAKYETLKYTRPSECKGCALSGTECQKVFKIRIQTDLRLHTYPARGSESFTTLYKKRTAVERVFAYLKEYFGMKRTRHRGVRASVDFQLSTLAYNLSKFALDKLNQQLRNSQQIA from the coding sequence ATGAGTCCAGAAGATAAATACAGCCAAATCTTTGAACACTTACATTTAGCTCCAGTTCTGTTCGCACTGGGGAAAAAGAACCATCGCGGACGGCCTGAAAAATTAAATGTACCTGCCATGATCTACTCGCTGCTGATTGCAAAAATGGAGAACATCGAGTTTGTCTCTGCCTTGGTTCGGCGACTGAATCATAGCAACGAATTTCGAGTCCAGTGCCGGTTCACCGGCTCGGATAACATTCCAAGTCAGGCCTCCTATTCCCGTTTGATTCATGCGCTGGAGCAAACGGGAATGCTGGAACAACTTCAGGATCGCCTAGTCACGTCTGCCCTAGAAGAAGGCTTTGTGAGCGGAACCCATCTGGCTGTGGATTCCTCCATGGTCGAGGCTTGGGATTGCCAATTTAGCGAATCGGCCTCCAAGCGTCGTGCGGCTCGCCGGGGGCAAAAGAAAGGCGAAGCTTCGGTGGCCGAGCAAATTCAGCTCGAACATCCCGAGCCTGAGCCTAAGGTGGCGAACGAGCCGCTGAAGAAACCCAGATATAGCAAGCCCGGCCGTCCATCCCTGGCGGAAAAGGAACGTCGGCGCGAGGAAATGGAAGCCTATGAACAAAGTCTCGGACCGTTCCAGAAAACCATTGAAGCGATGTTGCCGTACCCGTACGATGAACTACTGACCGCGTTGCCCCGGCATGCTGCGCGTTGTGACAAGAAAAATACGAAGGGCCGAATGACCAGCTATTACGGGTTCAAGGCGAATCTGCTGGTCGACACGGACAGCCAGTATATCCTCAGCGGCCTCTTTAGTTCGGCAAATCCGAATGACCAGCGTATGGCGGTCGTCCTTCTCAAAGGCCTGCTCCTGAAGTTTCCGATGCTAAAGGTCAAGCATATCTTGGGCGACAAGGGGTACGATTGCGCGGCGATCTACCAGTTGATTCATTCGCTCGGCGCCTATCCTGCGATTTCCCTGATTCACCACAAAGACTCGCCTGCGGGAATGAATCTGGATTACACGCCGGTGTGCGCTCAAGGGCATGCGTACCGTTACGACAGTTTTGATGCCAAATATGAGACCCTGAAGTACACCCGGCCTAGTGAATGCAAAGGCTGTGCGCTTTCCGGTACCGAATGCCAAAAAGTGTTTAAAATTCGAATCCAAACGGATTTGCGTTTACACACCTATCCCGCCAGAGGGAGCGAAAGTTTTACAACACTGTACAAGAAGCGTACGGCCGTGGAGCGTGTATTTGCCTATCTCAAAGAGTATTTCGGGATGAAGCGCACACGCCACCGCGGTGTCCGGGCAAGTGTCGATTTCCAGCTCAGTACGCTCGCGTACAATTTGAGTAAGTTTGCGTTAGACAAATTGAACCAGCAGTTGAGGAATTCCCAGCAAATCGCCTGA
- the cobK gene encoding precorrin-6A reductase has product MIFMLCGTSDARELAQSLLRQGLPLQASVVTPSGAERLMAAGIRTRTGRLDRAAMIALLQAGGYRAVVDGSHPFALEAHVNAMEAAAALGLPYFRYERQSLIYNSHPRLLLVHSYEEAARKAKELKGSVMLTTGGKTLEIFAEELLGDPDIRLTVRLLPCLENLEKCLALGIEQRNIIALQGPFSREMNEALYRQYGTRVMITKESGAEGSVDEKLHAALDMGLYVILIMRPGLSFGDGGTVFDSFDEITAAVKHALLMTREEG; this is encoded by the coding sequence ATGATCTTCATGTTATGCGGCACCAGCGACGCCCGGGAGTTGGCACAGAGTCTGCTGCGCCAAGGCCTGCCGCTGCAGGCTAGCGTGGTGACGCCCAGCGGGGCTGAACGCCTTATGGCTGCTGGCATCCGCACCCGCACCGGCAGACTGGACCGCGCGGCGATGATCGCTTTGCTGCAAGCGGGCGGGTACCGTGCCGTGGTGGACGGCAGCCATCCTTTTGCGCTGGAGGCTCATGTCAATGCGATGGAAGCTGCTGCTGCGCTGGGATTGCCGTACTTCCGCTACGAGCGGCAGAGTCTCATCTATAACAGCCATCCCCGGCTGTTGCTTGTGCATTCTTATGAAGAGGCTGCGCGCAAGGCCAAGGAGCTGAAGGGCTCTGTGATGCTGACCACCGGCGGCAAGACGCTGGAGATTTTTGCGGAGGAGCTGCTGGGAGATCCAGATATTAGGCTGACCGTAAGGCTGCTGCCTTGTCTGGAGAATCTGGAGAAGTGCCTGGCTCTTGGGATAGAGCAGCGGAATATCATTGCGCTTCAGGGCCCTTTTAGCAGAGAGATGAATGAGGCCTTGTACCGGCAGTACGGCACCCGGGTGATGATTACCAAAGAGAGCGGGGCCGAGGGCTCGGTGGATGAGAAGCTGCATGCTGCGCTGGATATGGGATTATATGTGATTTTGATTATGCGGCCGGGGCTGTCCTTCGGGGATGGCGGAACGGTGTTTGATTCTTTTGACGAGATTACGGCTGCTGTGAAGCATGCGCTGCTAATGACCAGGGAAGAGGGATGA
- a CDS encoding cobalt-precorrin-5B (C(1))-methyltransferase, which produces MQAAVPARPDPSGEVIPAPPLRRGYTTGACAAAAAAGAATLLITGESLPVVEIDLPAGFRHTFELTGWQRTGSHTASCATVKDAGDDPDATHLARIEAVVSWRDQPGVEIDGGRGVGRVTKPGLPVGVGEAAINPVPRRMIQEAVTAVLEEHGAARGLRVVISVPEGESIALKTLNPRLGILGGISILGTRGVVTPFSTEAYKASVVQAISVAAAAGNRQIVLTTGGSSEKYAIAMFAELPEEAFVQMGEYVGFSLEHAKAYGIGKVTFVGMAGKFSKVAQGAMLIHSKNAPVDFGFLASVAAGAGATPEQVQEIAAANTASQVVDMMTEAGNHVFFEQLCRHACEQSLAHMNGGMIVEMVLITMKGRVLGRAEIHG; this is translated from the coding sequence GTGCAAGCAGCCGTTCCTGCAAGGCCCGATCCCTCCGGAGAGGTAATCCCTGCTCCCCCGCTGCGCAGGGGCTACACGACAGGGGCTTGTGCCGCAGCGGCAGCCGCAGGTGCGGCCACCCTGCTCATTACAGGGGAGAGCCTGCCCGTGGTAGAGATTGATCTGCCGGCCGGCTTCCGTCATACCTTTGAGCTGACCGGCTGGCAGCGTACAGGATCACACACGGCAAGCTGTGCCACCGTCAAGGACGCCGGAGACGACCCGGATGCGACACATCTGGCGCGGATCGAGGCGGTGGTGAGCTGGCGGGATCAGCCGGGCGTGGAGATTGACGGGGGCCGCGGTGTCGGCCGGGTGACGAAGCCTGGACTGCCGGTAGGTGTGGGAGAGGCGGCAATTAACCCGGTGCCCCGGCGGATGATTCAAGAGGCGGTAACCGCCGTACTGGAGGAGCACGGTGCAGCACGGGGCCTTAGGGTAGTCATCAGCGTGCCGGAGGGCGAGAGCATCGCTCTTAAGACGCTGAATCCCCGGCTGGGTATTCTGGGCGGCATTTCGATCCTGGGCACGCGGGGCGTGGTGACGCCGTTCTCCACCGAGGCCTATAAGGCCAGCGTGGTTCAGGCCATCTCGGTGGCGGCTGCGGCGGGGAACCGGCAGATCGTGCTTACCACAGGCGGCAGCAGCGAGAAATACGCTATCGCGATGTTCGCGGAGCTTCCGGAGGAAGCTTTTGTGCAGATGGGGGAATATGTAGGCTTCTCGCTGGAGCATGCGAAGGCTTACGGGATTGGGAAGGTTACCTTCGTCGGGATGGCCGGTAAATTCTCCAAGGTAGCTCAGGGGGCCATGCTGATTCACTCCAAGAACGCGCCCGTAGATTTCGGATTTCTGGCCTCCGTTGCGGCTGGTGCGGGAGCAACCCCGGAGCAGGTGCAGGAGATTGCTGCCGCCAACACAGCCTCACAGGTCGTGGACATGATGACTGAGGCGGGGAATCACGTTTTTTTCGAGCAGCTGTGCAGGCATGCCTGTGAACAGAGTCTGGCGCATATGAACGGAGGCATGATTGTGGAGATGGTGCTCATTACAATGAAGGGCCGGGTGCTGGGAAGGGCGGAGATTCATGGATAA
- the cobM gene encoding precorrin-4 C(11)-methyltransferase: protein MTNKLLEPKVYIVGAGPGDPELITVKGSRILRSADLVLYADSLVSEELIRSAKPGAQVLQSSGMDLEQQVELMTLAVQSGQSVARVHTGDPAMYGAILEQMSLLKLRGVRYEIVPGVSSVFASAAAVGAELTVPELTQTVILTRAEGRTPVPEREQLRKLAEHHCTVALFLSASLAGHVSSEFLAAGWSPETPVAVVKRATWPDQQILRTTVEKLEADLQGAGITMHAMILAGWALDPGLTDRDQHRSKLYDKTFTHGCREGIGSGE from the coding sequence ATGACGAATAAGCTGTTGGAGCCAAAAGTATATATTGTCGGTGCCGGACCCGGCGATCCCGAGCTAATTACGGTAAAAGGCAGCCGCATCCTGCGCTCCGCTGATCTGGTGCTCTATGCGGATTCGCTGGTCAGCGAGGAGCTGATCCGCAGCGCTAAGCCCGGTGCGCAGGTGCTTCAGAGCTCGGGCATGGATCTGGAGCAGCAGGTGGAGCTGATGACGCTTGCCGTGCAGTCCGGTCAAAGCGTAGCCCGCGTCCACACCGGAGACCCCGCCATGTACGGCGCGATTCTGGAGCAGATGTCGCTGCTGAAGCTACGCGGCGTCCGCTATGAGATTGTGCCGGGCGTAAGCTCGGTTTTTGCCTCGGCGGCGGCGGTTGGCGCAGAGCTGACCGTGCCGGAGCTGACGCAGACGGTCATTCTGACCCGTGCGGAAGGGCGCACACCCGTGCCGGAGCGCGAGCAGCTGCGCAAGCTGGCGGAGCATCACTGCACGGTGGCGCTGTTTCTGAGTGCATCACTGGCCGGTCATGTGAGCAGTGAATTCCTGGCCGCAGGCTGGAGCCCGGAGACCCCGGTGGCGGTCGTGAAGCGGGCCACTTGGCCGGATCAGCAGATTCTGCGGACCACGGTTGAGAAGCTGGAGGCGGACCTGCAAGGTGCTGGCATCACCATGCATGCCATGATCCTGGCCGGCTGGGCGCTGGACCCCGGGCTGACGGACCGCGATCAGCACCGCTCCAAGCTGTATGACAAGACCTTCACCCACGGCTGCCGGGAAGGAATCGGCTCCGGTGAGTAA